One genomic window of Mucilaginibacter sp. SJ includes the following:
- a CDS encoding EamA family transporter — MLKLAKRYHVDVYQAITWNYSMAILLTWFFFKPQLSIIQNGPVYNYVALGILFPAIFVIMATSVRKAGIVRTDVAQRLSLFIPILAAFILFGEATGTIKAIGIILAFIAIICSIPWQKSVGNKVEKGSWIYLLIVFLGFGVIDVLLKQLTKINNVPFTTAIFVIFIIAFVLTLAGLIYQVSTKKMKFSLPHILIGWVLGIANFGNILFYLKAHQALANSPSAVFSSVNIGVIVVGTLVGIFVFKEKLSLLNKIGIAIAVLAIIIIYFPQTLGFLHL, encoded by the coding sequence TTGCTGAAACTGGCAAAACGCTACCATGTGGACGTTTACCAGGCCATTACCTGGAATTACTCTATGGCTATTCTGCTCACCTGGTTCTTTTTTAAACCACAGCTGAGTATTATTCAAAACGGGCCTGTTTATAATTACGTGGCTTTGGGGATTCTGTTCCCGGCAATATTTGTAATCATGGCAACGTCGGTACGCAAGGCTGGTATTGTTCGTACAGACGTAGCACAACGTTTATCCCTGTTTATACCCATACTGGCAGCATTTATTTTATTTGGCGAAGCCACGGGCACAATTAAAGCAATTGGCATTATACTGGCCTTCATTGCTATCATTTGCTCTATACCCTGGCAAAAATCTGTTGGCAATAAAGTTGAAAAGGGCTCATGGATTTACCTGTTAATTGTTTTCCTCGGTTTTGGCGTAATTGATGTATTGCTAAAACAGCTTACCAAGATAAATAATGTGCCTTTTACCACAGCCATTTTTGTCATCTTTATTATTGCGTTTGTATTAACCCTTGCTGGTTTGATTTACCAGGTATCCACAAAAAAGATGAAATTTTCATTGCCGCATATCCTCATCGGCTGGGTATTAGGGATAGCCAACTTTGGCAATATCCTGTTTTACTTAAAGGCGCACCAGGCGCTGGCGAACAGCCCTTCGGCAGTGTTTTCGTCGGTAAATATTGGCGTTATTGTGGTTGGTACGCTGGTTGGCATCTTTGTATTTAAAGAGAAGCTGAGCCTGCTTAATAAAATCGGCATAGCTATAGCGGTGCTGGCTATTATCATTATTTATTTCCCGCAAACATTGGGCTTCCTGCACCTGTAA
- the ribD gene encoding bifunctional diaminohydroxyphosphoribosylaminopyrimidine deaminase/5-amino-6-(5-phosphoribosylamino)uracil reductase RibD has protein sequence MLEHEKYMRRCLELAQLGAGYVSPNPMVGAVVVHDGKIIGEGYHQKYGQAHAEVNAIEQVTQRFDNYAQLLKNSIIYVSLEPCAHYGKTPPCADLIIKHQIPEVIVGCRDPFAQVDGKGIEKLQAAGIEVITGVLEQECQWLNRRFFTKVQKHRPYIILKWAQTLDGFFAPADGGQFWITGPEAKKLVHKWRSEEDAILVGKNTVLSDNPQLNTRYWDGPSPKRVVIDRRLELNKGLNVFDQSAETLIFNEVKFDVDGKNRYIALEDFERFVPQYILYQLYLQDIQSVIIEGGARTLDAFIEAGLWDEARIFTGDKVLNKGIKAPQITGILADEYPVGADRLQLLYNKPVI, from the coding sequence ATGCTTGAACATGAAAAATATATGCGCCGTTGTTTGGAGCTTGCTCAATTGGGTGCAGGATACGTTAGCCCGAACCCTATGGTTGGCGCGGTAGTAGTTCACGATGGCAAAATAATAGGAGAGGGCTATCATCAGAAATACGGCCAGGCCCATGCCGAAGTTAACGCTATTGAACAGGTTACGCAAAGGTTTGATAACTATGCCCAACTGCTGAAAAACTCGATTATATATGTTTCATTAGAGCCTTGTGCGCATTATGGTAAAACGCCGCCCTGCGCCGATCTGATCATCAAACATCAAATCCCAGAAGTGATTGTTGGTTGCCGCGACCCATTTGCCCAGGTTGATGGCAAGGGTATTGAAAAATTGCAGGCAGCCGGTATTGAAGTAATAACCGGTGTGTTAGAACAGGAATGTCAATGGCTTAACCGCCGCTTTTTTACCAAGGTACAAAAGCACAGGCCATATATTATATTGAAGTGGGCACAAACCCTGGATGGCTTTTTTGCCCCGGCTGATGGCGGCCAGTTCTGGATCACTGGTCCCGAAGCAAAAAAACTGGTGCACAAATGGCGTAGTGAAGAAGATGCGATACTGGTTGGAAAAAACACTGTATTAAGCGACAATCCACAGTTAAACACCCGTTATTGGGATGGCCCATCACCCAAACGTGTGGTGATAGACCGAAGGCTGGAATTAAATAAAGGGTTGAATGTATTTGATCAGTCGGCCGAAACGTTAATATTTAACGAGGTTAAGTTTGATGTTGACGGCAAAAACAGGTATATAGCACTGGAAGATTTTGAACGCTTTGTGCCTCAATATATTTTATACCAGTTATACCTGCAGGATATCCAATCGGTTATTATTGAAGGCGGCGCGCGTACACTTGATGCTTTTATTGAGGCTGGCCTTTGGGATGAGGCACGGATATTTACCGGTGATAAAGTTTTGAACAAAGGCATAAAAGCACCGCAAATAACAGGTATACTTGCCGATGAATATCCTGTAGGCGCCGATCGCCTCCAATTGTTATACAATAAGCCGGTTATATAA
- the prmC gene encoding peptide chain release factor N(5)-glutamine methyltransferase has protein sequence MITIKDVFEDYRQQINGIYDTNETEAITLFVIAKVTGLSRASVKAFPERALTAEQSERAKNILAELKTGKPIQYIFGVTEFFGLPFKVNPCVLIPRPETEELVEWILFGAGERLKAKGERFSVLDIGTGSGCIAISLKKNLTDADVSAIDISEGALETAKENALLNEVEVNFILADILNIEHNKEKAQYNIIVSNPPYVTLDDKKQMHSNVTDFEPHTALFVPEHDPLIFYRAIADFSLSNLIAGGLLFFEINENLGNETVELLTGKGFKNIELRKDMSGRDRMVKAQL, from the coding sequence ATGATTACGATTAAGGATGTTTTTGAAGATTACAGGCAGCAGATAAATGGCATTTATGATACTAATGAAACCGAAGCTATTACGCTGTTTGTTATTGCCAAAGTTACCGGTTTATCAAGGGCATCTGTTAAGGCATTCCCCGAAAGAGCGTTAACTGCTGAACAATCGGAACGGGCGAAAAACATCCTTGCCGAACTAAAAACAGGCAAACCCATTCAATACATTTTTGGTGTCACCGAGTTTTTTGGCCTGCCATTTAAAGTAAACCCATGTGTGCTGATCCCGCGCCCGGAAACTGAGGAACTGGTGGAATGGATTCTTTTTGGAGCAGGTGAAAGGTTAAAGGCGAAAGGCGAAAGGTTTTCTGTACTGGACATCGGTACGGGCAGTGGCTGTATTGCTATTAGCCTGAAAAAGAATTTGACAGACGCGGATGTTTCTGCCATAGATATATCCGAAGGAGCTTTGGAAACCGCTAAGGAAAATGCTTTATTAAATGAAGTTGAAGTTAATTTTATTCTGGCTGATATTTTAAATATTGAGCATAATAAAGAAAAGGCTCAATATAATATCATTGTAAGCAACCCTCCTTATGTTACGCTTGATGATAAAAAGCAGATGCATAGTAATGTTACAGATTTTGAGCCACATACTGCTTTGTTTGTACCAGAACATGATCCGCTGATATTTTACCGGGCCATAGCCGATTTTTCACTTAGTAATTTGATTGCCGGCGGCTTGCTTTTCTTCGAGATCAATGAAAATTTAGGCAATGAAACTGTTGAGCTATTAACTGGTAAAGGATTTAAAAACATTGAGTTAAGAAAAGATATGAGCGGCAGGGACAGGATGGTGAAAGCGCAGCTTTAA
- the mgtE gene encoding magnesium transporter, with product MQSFDLDKTDLLRIKTALEADDAELEKVLKEYHASEIAILFEKLQQEEKERIINILPADVASEVLSEMDEEHGPAELLVNLDPEKRTEIVEELDYDDATDIISQLDEEHQEEILEDLDHEDASSIRALMTYAEDTAGGLMNSEIIKVNINMDKKDALDEIIRQSEEMEEFYTICVVDNDDILKGILSIKTVIKARADARISDLVTTDFVYVKAELDQEEVARLIKQYNLTSIPVVDDHMKLLGRVTVDDIIDVMEEENTEDILKISGVSEDEELSGNWLEAVKSRLPWLVINLGTAFLAASIIRTFDSTVAKLSIISAYMTIIAGMGGNAATQALAVTVRRISLSDLSDKQAYNTVLKEFLVGLINGAANGLIVFIVAFFYDANPLLGLVLFLAMTGNLIIAGLTGASIPLILKRVGIDPAVASSIIITTFTDCIGFLLPLWLATKLLLK from the coding sequence ATGCAATCTTTTGATTTAGATAAAACCGACCTGCTCCGCATTAAAACAGCGCTCGAAGCCGATGATGCTGAGTTAGAGAAAGTTCTGAAGGAATACCACGCCTCGGAGATTGCTATACTATTTGAAAAACTTCAGCAGGAAGAAAAAGAAAGGATCATCAATATCCTCCCAGCCGACGTCGCTTCGGAAGTTTTATCGGAAATGGACGAAGAGCACGGCCCTGCAGAATTGCTTGTAAACCTCGATCCCGAAAAACGTACGGAGATAGTTGAAGAGCTTGACTATGATGATGCTACCGACATCATTTCCCAGTTGGATGAAGAACACCAGGAAGAGATCTTAGAAGACCTCGATCATGAAGATGCCAGCAGCATCCGGGCATTGATGACCTATGCCGAAGATACTGCCGGTGGTTTGATGAACTCCGAGATCATCAAGGTAAATATCAACATGGATAAAAAGGATGCGCTTGATGAGATCATCCGACAATCGGAAGAGATGGAAGAGTTTTATACCATCTGCGTGGTTGATAATGATGACATACTGAAAGGGATCCTCTCCATCAAAACAGTTATCAAGGCCCGCGCCGATGCCCGCATTAGCGACCTGGTAACTACCGATTTTGTTTACGTAAAAGCCGAACTTGACCAGGAAGAGGTAGCGCGTCTGATCAAGCAATATAACCTTACCAGTATCCCCGTTGTTGATGATCATATGAAACTGCTCGGGCGCGTTACAGTAGATGATATCATCGACGTAATGGAAGAGGAAAACACCGAGGACATCCTGAAGATCTCCGGTGTATCTGAAGATGAGGAACTGAGTGGTAACTGGCTGGAGGCAGTAAAAAGCCGTTTGCCATGGCTGGTGATCAACCTGGGCACAGCGTTCCTTGCTGCATCCATTATCCGGACATTTGATTCGACAGTTGCCAAACTTTCCATTATCTCGGCTTATATGACCATTATAGCAGGTATGGGCGGCAATGCTGCCACACAGGCATTGGCGGTAACTGTTAGGCGTATTTCATTAAGCGATCTTTCCGACAAACAAGCTTATAACACCGTATTAAAAGAGTTTTTAGTAGGCCTGATCAACGGCGCCGCCAATGGGCTCATCGTGTTTATAGTAGCGTTCTTTTACGATGCCAATCCGCTGCTTGGCCTGGTGTTGTTCTTAGCCATGACAGGCAACCTGATCATAGCAGGCTTAACAGGCGCTTCCATCCCGTTGATATTGAAAAGGGTAGGGATTGACCCTGCAGTAGCATCATCCATCATCATCACCACTTTTACCGATTGTATTGGTTTTTTATTACCGCTTTGGCTGGCTACCAAGCTTTTATTGAAGTAG
- the bioB gene encoding biotin synthase BioB produces the protein MTEVRHNWTKEEIAEIYHTPLLDLVYKAATIHRENKDYAEVQISSLISIKTGGCSEDCAYCPQAARYNTGVNVHAIMPKDEVIAAAEKAKAGGASRLCMGAAWREVRDNRDFDKVIDMVKAVNGLDMEVCCTLGMLTESQAQRLADAGLYAYNHNLDTSEEDYKRIITTRTYDERLKTLEHVRKAKITVCSGGIIGLGETVEDRVSMLKTLSNLPKHPESVPINALVPVAGTPLADQPRVSVWDMVRMVATTRIIMPKTVVRLSAGRTEMSTVEQAFCFMAGANSIFAGEKLLTTPNPSFDTDMAMFELLGLSPRKAFKNGRPNEVNKEEVEVAG, from the coding sequence ATGACAGAAGTTAGACATAACTGGACTAAAGAAGAAATAGCCGAAATATACCACACACCATTGCTTGATCTTGTATACAAGGCCGCTACGATCCACCGCGAGAATAAAGATTATGCAGAAGTGCAGATCAGTTCATTGATCTCGATAAAAACAGGCGGATGTTCTGAAGATTGCGCTTACTGCCCGCAGGCTGCCCGTTATAATACCGGTGTAAATGTACATGCCATAATGCCGAAAGATGAAGTAATTGCTGCTGCCGAAAAGGCAAAAGCCGGTGGCGCATCACGTTTGTGCATGGGTGCAGCCTGGCGCGAGGTTCGCGACAACCGCGATTTTGATAAGGTAATTGATATGGTTAAAGCGGTAAACGGCCTGGATATGGAAGTGTGCTGTACCCTTGGCATGCTTACCGAAAGCCAGGCACAACGTTTGGCCGATGCCGGTTTATATGCCTACAATCATAACCTTGATACATCCGAAGAAGATTACAAACGGATCATCACCACCCGTACCTATGATGAGCGCCTTAAAACGCTTGAGCATGTGCGCAAAGCTAAGATCACCGTATGCAGCGGCGGCATCATTGGCCTGGGTGAAACTGTGGAAGACAGGGTATCCATGCTCAAAACATTGTCGAACCTTCCTAAACACCCCGAATCAGTGCCTATTAACGCTTTAGTTCCGGTAGCAGGAACTCCGTTAGCCGATCAGCCCCGTGTTTCTGTTTGGGATATGGTTAGGATGGTAGCCACAACAAGGATCATTATGCCTAAAACCGTGGTCCGTTTATCTGCCGGTCGTACGGAGATGAGTACGGTTGAACAGGCTTTTTGTTTTATGGCAGGAGCTAATTCAATTTTTGCCGGCGAAAAGCTGCTTACCACGCCAAACCCATCATTTGATACCGATATGGCTATGTTTGAATTGCTTGGATTATCGCCGCGTAAAGCTTTCAAAAATGGCCGCCCTAATGAAGTTAATAAAGAAGAAGTTGAAGTTGCAGGTTAA
- a CDS encoding IMPACT family protein: MLFDDTYKTIENPAEGVFRDRGSKFLAYAYPINSENDIKAIVARLKSEHPKANHHCWAMRLTIDRSVFRVNDDGEPSGTAGRPILNTLLSKDLTNILVVVVRYFGGTLLGVPGLINAYKAATENALNQSVIISKTVNDVYTISFDYLQMNDIMRIIKEENLIVLNQQFDNDCSIQLSIRKTQVEQALFKLNKVSGSQVKYNHSI, translated from the coding sequence ATGCTTTTTGACGATACTTATAAAACCATAGAAAACCCTGCCGAAGGTGTTTTTCGCGACCGCGGCAGCAAGTTTCTGGCCTACGCTTATCCCATCAATTCTGAAAATGACATCAAGGCAATAGTTGCCCGACTAAAATCAGAACACCCCAAGGCCAATCACCATTGCTGGGCTATGCGCTTAACTATCGACCGCTCGGTGTTCAGGGTTAATGATGACGGTGAGCCTTCAGGCACTGCCGGCAGACCAATCCTGAATACACTGCTGTCAAAAGACCTCACCAATATTTTGGTTGTGGTAGTCCGATATTTCGGCGGCACCTTATTAGGGGTTCCGGGGTTGATTAATGCTTATAAAGCAGCCACCGAAAATGCCTTAAACCAATCGGTTATTATTTCGAAAACTGTAAATGACGTATACACCATCTCGTTTGATTATCTGCAGATGAACGATATAATGCGGATCATTAAGGAAGAGAACCTCATCGTACTTAACCAGCAATTTGACAATGATTGCAGTATCCAGCTTTCTATTCGTAAAACGCAGGTTGAGCAGGCGCTTTTTAAATTAAACAAGGTGAGCGGCTCGCAGGTTAAATACAACCACAGCATCTAA